One stretch of Zingiber officinale cultivar Zhangliang chromosome 6B, Zo_v1.1, whole genome shotgun sequence DNA includes these proteins:
- the LOC121992282 gene encoding basic leucine zipper 43-like — protein MRCLWPSSLTYNCMPQSNNSVPCFHLPAGVGALFGCHSQSQVQSSGFLEVEAEEQKLSLAEERRKRRMMSNRESARRSRMRKKRQLTELWSQVVCLRSANCRLLDGLNHALRERDGVLLENDRLREQEKELLKKLDAAAEFQIQTINESEFSKC, from the coding sequence ATGAGATGCCTCTGGCCTTCAAGCCTGACGTATAATTGCATGCCTCAGAGCAATAATAGCGTCCCCTGTTTCCACTTACCCGCCGGTGTCGGCGCTCTCTTTGGCTGCCACTCTCAGAGCCAAGTCCAGAGCTCTGGTTTTCTGGAGGTGGAGGCGGAAGAGCAGAAGCTGAGCCTTGCGGAGGAGAGACGGAAGAGGAGGATGATGTCGAACCGGGAGTCGGCGCGCCGATCCCGGATGCGGAAGAAGAGGCAGCTCACTGAACTGTGGTCGCAGGTGGTGTGTCTCCGGTCGGCCAACTGCCGCCTTCTCGACGGCTTGAACCACGCTCTGAGAGAGCGCGACGGGGTTCTCCTCGAGAACGACCGGCTCAGGGAACAGGAAAAAGAGCTGCTTAAGAAGCTCGACGCAGCAGCAGAGTTTCAAATCCAAACAATCAACGAGAGCGAATTCTCAAAATGCTAA